From the Fusobacterium perfoetens ATCC 29250 genome, one window contains:
- a CDS encoding carbon-nitrogen hydrolase family protein, producing the protein MRSYKVAVVQMSSNFGLVKENVEKAEKFIREAAQKGAKLVCLPEVFNTGLKFRGMDKYTNLIEKEDGYTLTKLKSLAKELTVHIVCTILLEVEKNIYENTAIIIDDEGNIIGTYAKTHPVGEERTLVRKGMKYPVFDTKLGKIGMTICYDACFPESSRILALNGAELMITPAAWRGGYYFKEWWDLTLSCRALDNLMYVVACNQCGVTGDENDMYAGKSQIVNPLGQVLGTLGIEEETILYQDIHLDRVKSDRAFNTVLTDRNIESYHQLTENIKNIESMEKLGGF; encoded by the coding sequence ATGAGAAGTTATAAGGTAGCAGTAGTTCAAATGAGTAGTAATTTTGGCTTAGTTAAAGAAAATGTAGAAAAAGCAGAAAAATTTATTAGAGAAGCTGCACAGAAAGGAGCTAAGTTAGTATGTCTTCCTGAAGTATTTAATACTGGGTTAAAATTTAGAGGAATGGATAAATATACTAATTTAATAGAAAAAGAAGATGGATATACTTTAACAAAATTAAAATCTCTAGCAAAGGAATTAACAGTTCATATTGTTTGTACAATACTTTTAGAAGTAGAAAAAAATATATATGAAAATACAGCAATTATAATTGATGACGAAGGAAATATTATAGGGACTTATGCTAAAACTCATCCTGTTGGGGAAGAACGTACATTAGTAAGAAAAGGAATGAAATATCCTGTATTTGATACTAAATTAGGAAAAATTGGGATGACAATTTGTTATGATGCTTGTTTTCCAGAAAGCAGTAGAATATTAGCTCTTAATGGAGCTGAATTAATGATAACTCCAGCAGCTTGGAGAGGTGGATACTATTTTAAAGAATGGTGGGATTTAACACTTTCTTGTAGAGCATTAGATAATTTAATGTATGTAGTAGCTTGTAATCAATGTGGAGTAACAGGAGATGAAAATGATATGTATGCAGGAAAATCTCAAATAGTAAATCCATTAGGACAAGTTTTGGGAACATTGGGAATTGAAGAAGAAACTATTTTATATCAAGATATTCATTTAGATAGAGTTAAATCTGATAGAGCATTTAATACAGTATTGACTGATAGAAATATTGAATCATATCACCAATTAACTGAAAATATAAAAAATATAGAAAGTATGGAAAAATTAGGAGGTTTTTAA
- a CDS encoding DUF6282 family protein, with amino-acid sequence MEQNFHEIAKELMKGAYDLHTHTEPSAFNRALDDFELVLEAQKYGMAGVMIKSHYEPTQSRANLVNKRLNSNTKAFGGTVLNWPNGGLNPFAVENALKNGAIIVWMPTRDSKNCLRYGDMPGDFFKRPGITIFDKNKNLIKEVYEIFEIVKKYGAYLATGHLSPEESIKLCEEGRKNGVNMILTHPEWPRTVVNGETQKYLASLGVLIEKNWLNVAENSISIEEMAKNIRMAGIENTYLATDRGQNGFKHPAEEMLNFIVALLEQGFTKDEIKTMIQTVPSYIANKVKR; translated from the coding sequence ATGGAACAAAATTTTCATGAAATAGCTAAAGAATTAATGAAAGGAGCATATGACTTACATACTCATACAGAACCTTCTGCTTTTAATAGAGCCCTTGATGATTTTGAACTAGTATTAGAAGCCCAAAAATATGGAATGGCTGGAGTAATGATTAAAAGCCATTACGAACCTACTCAATCAAGAGCAAATCTTGTTAATAAAAGATTAAATTCCAATACTAAAGCTTTTGGAGGAACTGTTTTAAACTGGCCAAATGGTGGTTTAAATCCTTTTGCTGTAGAAAATGCTTTAAAAAATGGAGCTATTATTGTTTGGATGCCTACAAGAGATTCTAAAAATTGTTTAAGATATGGAGATATGCCTGGAGATTTCTTTAAAAGACCAGGAATAACAATTTTTGACAAAAATAAAAATTTAATAAAAGAAGTTTATGAAATATTTGAAATAGTAAAAAAATATGGAGCTTATCTTGCAACAGGACACTTAAGTCCAGAAGAATCTATAAAACTTTGTGAAGAGGGAAGAAAAAATGGAGTTAATATGATTTTAACTCATCCAGAATGGCCACGTACTGTAGTAAATGGTGAAACTCAAAAATATTTAGCTAGTCTTGGAGTTCTTATTGAAAAAAATTGGTTAAATGTAGCTGAAAATTCTATTTCTATAGAAGAAATGGCAAAAAATATAAGAATGGCTGGAATTGAAAATACGTATTTAGCAACAGATAGAGGACAAAATGGTTTCAAACATCCAGCTGAAGAGATGTTGAATTTTATAGTTGCTTTATTAGAACAAGGATTTACAAAAGATGAAATAAAAACAATGATACAAACAGTCCCTTCATATATAGCTAATAAAGTAAAAAGATAA